The Mixophyes fleayi isolate aMixFle1 chromosome 1, aMixFle1.hap1, whole genome shotgun sequence genome includes a region encoding these proteins:
- the LRRC19 gene encoding leucine-rich repeat-containing protein 19, with protein sequence MPAFGFCTKPNTGKEDTSKSFAKEVLAPVAEYKGYSRTRQCCNPHKQAWCGRQKSPKAVKMKILLLLMWCGSIYAQLQCDELLGCVCIQCNLTVIPTTISTNVTQLNLAQNSICLDESDRKTLSGYPNLTKLNLSENKITNLPNNSFAELSKLEVLILKNNYITTIEEMSFYGLENLQILDLGYNQIAQLPTNTHLPFQHLQVLNLQNNSLINLDINEALKDLKSPLNITLSGNPWNCDCSLMNLSTLLNENTVILENENNTLCATPENMTTVIIKAIKTAAGDILNCGGSSDVPRTTPLVLYSTNSTSAPLSTVTNGTNTTTTKGNSWTFLVGVVIVGIVTSLLILAAVKFPRWYDYLLSYNHHRLKEEEPYMFEEEFNVDLNMSTNINDETVIVFEQTHSFVPEEDGFIEDKYIDEQDMRAES encoded by the exons ATGCCTGCATTTGGGTTTTGCACTAAG CCCAATACAGGAAAAGAAGATACTAGTAAATCTTTTGCTAAAGAAGTATTAGCACCTGTTGCTGAGTACAAAGGTTACAGTAGAACAAG GCAGTGCTGTAATCCACACAAACAAGCTTGGTGCGGAAGACAGAAATCCCCAAAg GCAGTAAAGATGAAAATCCTTTTGCTGCTGATGTGGTGTGGGAGCATCTATGCCCAGCTTCAATGTGACGAATTATTG GGatgtgtctgtatacagtgtaacctTACAGTGATTCCTACAACTATTTCAACGAATGTCACACAACTAAATTTAGCTCAAAACAGTATATGTTTAGATGAATCAGATAGAAAAACCCTATCAGGCTACCCTAATTTGACAAAGCTGAACCTCAGCGAGAACAAAATTACTAACCTGCCAAATAACTCCTTTGCTGAACTTTCTAAACTTGAAGTCTTAATTCTTAAAAATAACTACATTACAACTATTGAAGAAATGTCATTTTATGGACTGGAAAACCTGCAGATTTTGGATCTTGGCTACAATCAAATTGCACAGCTACCTACAAACACCCATTTACCATTCCAGCATCTACAAGTTTTAAACCTCCAAAATAACAGCTTGATTAATCTGGATATAAATGAGGCACTAAAGGATCTGAAATCACCCCTGAATATAACACTTAGTGGGAATCCATGGAACTGTGATTGTTCCCTTATGAATCTGTCAACGTTGTTGAATGAAAACACAGTAATTCTCG AAAATGAGAACAACACTTTGTGTGCTACGCCAGAGAACATGACTACTGTAATTATAAAAGCTATCAAAACAGCAGCAGGGGACATACTAAACTGTGGTGGCAGTAGTGACGTGCCAAGGACCACTCCGCTAGTTCTCTACTCTACAAACTCAACATCTGCTCCTCTATCAACAGTGACCAATGGTACCAACACCACAACTACCAAAG GGAACAGCTGGACATTCCTGGTGGGAGTGGTGATTGTTGGCATTGTTACTTCATTACTGATATTAGCTGCGGTCAAGTTCCCCAGATGGTACGATTACCTGCTAAGCTACAACCATCACCGCCTAAAAGAAGAAGAACCTTACATGTTCGAAGAAGAGTTCAACGTTGATCTTAATATGAGTACAAATATAAATGATGAAACTGTCATAGTCTTTGAGCAAACACATTCATTTGTGCCTGAAGAGGATGGATTTATAGAAGACAAATACATAGATGAACAAGATATGAGGGCAGAAAGCTAA